Genomic window (Pseudanabaena sp. FACHB-2040):
CACCTCAGTTGTGGGCAGCCGCGTGTTGACCGCCAGCCGATAGAAGTGGTTGAACCGGGAGCGGTTAACCCACTCTGGCAGGGTAGCCAGCCGCTGCTGATTAAACGTTTTTTGGAACTGGGCAGTGCTGGTCCCGGTCCAGGTATCGCGGGTGGGCACGATGCAGCGCTGACAGGGGTTAATGCCCCAAAAGGTCACCTCTCCAATTTGAAACGCAACGGTTTGACCCTCTTCTCCGAAGAGCTGATCTTCCCAAAAGGCAGGCACACCATCGATCTCCAAATTGGTGCGAAAGCGCCTACGCACTTCGGCCACATCCAAATCAGGATACCAGGCAGCCACGGCTTTTAGCGTTGCAGTGCTGACTATCGTAGGCCCCGGCGAATTGGTGTCATCGGGAAAGCCCATCCGACGGTTTTCCTGCAGAGTAACAGGCTGTTGGAAATAACTACTGAGCCAGCTTTCTAGCTCGTCCCAAGGCTGAGTTAGATCAAAGGTGGTTTTCTCATCACTGCCGTCAATCCAGAGCGTCAGTCTGGTGCAGTCTTCAGAAAACAGAGCCCGGAGCTGATGAATGCGGGCATCGCGCTTGCCGTTGACGAAATGGCCTTGGCTGTCAAAGAGGGCAAACCTGCGATCGCACTTCAGCGACCCACCGGGCAAGATCTCGGCCTGCGGCACAGCTGTACCGTCAAAAGACTTAACCGGGTACAGATCAATGCGGGCCAGCGTAGGATTGAGCGACACAGAGGACATAGCAGAAACAAAGAACCTCTATCTATTAGTAGACTGCCGTGAACCGGAGAGTGAATCTTTGGGCAGAAGGAAAATAAGGTTGAACTCGGTAGCCTCTCAACAGAGTAACGGGTCAAATCCCGTTCCAGATATCGTCATGAACTGAGATCATTCCTCTGCTTCAGCCTATCAATTATGAATCCACCTATTGGAAAAACCTGTTGGGCCATCGCTGAGGGATACATTCCTGCCGGAAGTACAGGTGAGGGGCAAGAATTTGTTAGCCATGAAACTGCCTGCCTGCTGAATACTTCAGATCAGGAAGCCCATGTTGAGATCACGATTTATTTTAGCGATCGTGAACCGGTTGGCCCCTACCCGGTGACTGTCCCCGCTAGGCGAACGAAGCACGTACGGTTTAACGATTTGAAAGACCCTGAGCCGGTGCCTCTAGGCACTGAGTATGCCAGCGTCATTCAATCAGATGTGCCGATTGTGGTGCAGCACAGCCGTTTAGACTCGCGGCAGGCCGAGAACGCGCTGCTGAGCACAATTGCTTTTGCCGTTAGTTAACCTTCAGTCGGTTAACCCGCTGCAGCGCCAACTTTTCTTGAGGCGGTGGGCCGTGCCCACCCTACCAGTTAACTAGAAGGGAGTGGGCAATTTTTGCCTGACTGTTATGCGAACACACTGGTACAAAAACGCGATCTTTTATTCTTTGAATGTCGAAACCTTTTTTGACAGCAACGGCGACGGCATTGGCGATTTTCCAGGGTTAACGCAAAAGCTAGACTACATTGCCAGCCTAGGAACAACCTGTCTATGGCTGCTGCCCTTTTACCCATCGCCCAATCGCGACAATGGGTACGACGTAATGGATTACTACAACGTCAGTCCCCGGCTGGGCACGCTGGGCGACTTTGGAGAATTCATGGTGCAGGCCAAGGAGCGAGGCATCCGGGTGCTAATCGATATGGTGATCAACCACACATCGGTCGAGCACCCCTGGTTTCAGTCGTCTCGCTCCGACCCCAATTCCCCCTACCGCAACTACTACATCTGGGTGGATACGCCCCCCGACCCAGACAAAGTTGCGCAGAAGGATGTTGCCTTTCCAGGCGTCGAAGACAGCATTTGGGAATATGACGAAGCCGCTCAAGCCTATTATCTGCACCACTTCTATAAAGAGCAGCCAGACCTGAACTTCACCAACCCTGAGGTGCGGGAAGAGATTTGCAAGATCATGGGCTTTTGGCTGGCTCTAGGCGTTTCTGGGTTTCGCATTGATGCGGCTCCCTACATGCTAGAAACCCCAGGGCTAGAAGACGTCGAGCCTGAAAAGCTCAAAGGCTTCTACAAGGAGATGCGCTCCTTTGTCACCAACCGCTGCAGCGACGCCATTCTGCTGGCCGAGGCCAACGAACCCCCCGAAAAAATCCCCATGTTCTTCGGGGAAGGCGATCGCATGCACGTGCTGTTTAACTTCCTGCTAAACCAGTACATGTTTCTAGCGCTGGCCCGAGAAGATGCCAATACCCTGAAGGAGGGCTTTAAGCTCCTGCCAGAGATTCCTGCCGATGCCCATTGGCTCAACTTTGTGCGGCACCACGATGAGCTCACCCTAGACCAGCTCACTGAGGCGGAACGGCAGGAGATCTTTAAAGTCTTTGCCCCCCAAGAAAATATGCAAATCTATGGCCGGGGCATTCGCCGCCGCCTGCCGCCGATGGTGGAAAATGACCGCCGTCGCCTGGAGCTGATCTACAGCCTGCTGTTTAGCCTGCCCGGTATTCCCATGCTGCGCTACGGCGAAGAAATCGGCATGGGCGACGATCTCTCCCTCCAGGGCCGCGGCAGCGTCCGCACCCCCATGCAGTGGGCAAATGAGGAAAATGGCGGCTTCTCCACAGGCTCAGCAGATCAGCTTGCCAGCCCCATGATCAGCAGCGGGGATTACGGCTACCAGCAGGTGAATGTGGCCTGCCAACAGCTTGACCCCAACTCGCTGCTGAACTGGATCGAGCGAGCAACGCGAATGCGAAAGCAGGCAATGGAATTTGGCTGGGGACAGCCCGAGGTGATCGAAGCCGATGAGCCTTGCGTGTTTGCCCACTGCTGCTACCAAAAGGACAAAGCCATGCTGGCAGTCCACAACCTCTCGGGCAAACCCTGTACCGCCACGCTAAAGGCTAACCACCTCAGTCACCTGGTCGATTTCTTTAGCGATCGCACCTACGACCCTGTTAGCGACCACTCTATCTCCCTCTCCCCCTACGGCTACCGCTGGTTCAAAGTCAAACGCCAACCCTAACCCAAAGTAAGGACAAGTCACAGCCGACCCCCCATCCATCCACATCATCTCCCCCCTACCCATTCACCCCCTCACCCCTCTCACCATGGTCAACATCGGCTACCACGCCTCCCACGAACAGTTTCCGCCCAGCCAGCTGCTCCAGTGGGTGCAGCTAGCAGAACAGGCAGGCTTTACCCGCTGCCTTTCCTCCGACCACTTCTACCCCTGGAGTGAAGACCAGGGCCAGAGCGGCTTTGCCTGGTCCTGGCTAGGAGCAGCAATGCAGGCTGCACCCAGTCTAGAATTTCGGGTGGTCAATGCCCCCGGCCAGCGCTATCACCCTGCCATCATCGCCCAGGCTGCTGCCACGCTGATGGAAATGTTTCCCCGCCGCTTTTGGATTACGGTGGGCAGCGGCCAAGCCCTGAACGAGAAAATTACCGGTACTCAATGGCCGAGTAAACGCGATCGCAACGAACGCCTCAAGGAATGTGTTGACATTATGCGGGCGCTCTGGGCAGGCGAAACCGTCAACCATCGGGGGCATGTGAGCGTACAGGAAACCAAACTCTACACGCGCCCAGACTATTTCCCGCCCATCATCGGCGCTGCCATTACCCCCAAAACTGCCGAATGGGTTGGCGGCTGGGCCGATGGCCTAATCACCGTCTCCCATCCTCCCGAGATGCTAAAAGAGGTGGTCGAAGCCTTCCGGCGCGGTGGCGGCGAAGGTAAACCTATGATTCTCAAAGTGCAGCTCTCCTACGACCACACCGAGGAAGCCGCGCTTCAAGGAGCCCATCATCAGTGGCGCAACAACATCTTTCCTAGCCCTGTGCTGTCAGAGCTGCACACGCCAGAGCAGTTTGACGGCCTAAGCGAGATGGTCACGCTTGAAGAAGTGGCTCAAAAAGTTCGCGTCTCTGCCGACCCACAGCAGCATATTGAGTGGCTGCAAAAAGACATTGAGCTAGGCTTTGACGAGCTGATTTTGCACAACGTCAACCGACAGCAGGAGCAGTTCATTCACGACTTTGGGGAAAAGGTGCTGCCACAGCTCACCCGCTGAGCCCTTTGGGGCGTAGTCAGCAATCCTGCTCCGCCAAGGCGCACTCCCTGCAGATGGGGTAGCATGGCGCATATTCTGCACTGGATTACTCGCGCCAGTTCTGGCTACCCACTGATGAGCACACTCGTCCCCTTGATTTCCCAGGCCGAAATTGCTGATACCGTCGCTCGCCTAGCCCAAACCCTAGACCAAGACTATGCTGGCAAATCTCCTGTAGTGGTCGGCGTGCTTAAAGGGGCCTTTATCTTTTTGTCCGACCTGATTCGCCAAATGCAAACTCCCATTCAGCGGGTCGAGCTGATTCGCCTGTCTAGCTATGGCGCAGCTACAAACAGTTCAGGGAACGTCAAGGTACTGATGGACTTGCCGCCAGATCTGGTTGCAGGCCAAGACGTAATTTTGGTCGAAGACATTGTCGATACCGGGCGCTCTACCTCGGTGGCCCTGGCAAACCTAGCCGCCTGCGGCCCTGCCTCACTTAAGCTTTGCTCCTTACTGGATAAGCCCTCTCGACGGCAGGTGGCGATTACCATTGACTATCTGGGCCTGACCATTCCCGATCGCTTCATTGTGGGCTACGGCCTTGATAGAAACGAGCAGTACCGGCAGCTTCCCGGCATTTTTGTGATGGAAGCGTAGTCAGCCGACGGAATCCTTCTTAAAATGCAAATGTCTTTTAGCCAGGGCAAATCTACGCGCATATGGGTTCCCAATGGCTGTCTCGAGGATGCTTGTGGGGAGTGGGGCTGTTAGCAGCCTGCCTAAGCATTAGGCCTGCATTGAGTGCCGAGAGAATTGTCTTTGCCGTGGGGCCGTTGCTGCAGTCGATCAGTGTGGAGTCGCTCACAACCTTTGCCCTAGAGGGAGAACTGACGGGCGATCTGGCTCGCTATGCGCCCTTCATTGGAGATGAGCAGCTGCAGGAATTTAGAGCTGTGCTGACCCAGGCTTACCCAATCGACTCGCTCACGATTGGCAACCTCAGCTACACGCCTCTGGGCAGCTCGTTTCTGCAGCGGCTGGGCAACATTTTTCAAACTGAGACCGGCAATAACGGATTCCGGGCTATTCGCGCCTCTCTGATTGCCACTGCCCAGGCCCCTGAGGGGTTTACGGTTCTGGGATTTCTGCAAAACTATCCCACCAATATGCGGCTCAATACCCGCGAGGCGCTGTTTTTCATGCAGGCGCTGGCGGTCTTTAGGGAATATCGAGAGAGTGCTTTGGCTGCGATCGCAACCCAGTCTAACCAAGAAGCTGCCGCCGCTGCCCCTAGTTCTTGGCGCGACCTGAGCCAACCTGGCCCCTACCGGCCCCAACGACAGCAGCTCACGGTTACTTCTGCTGAC
Coding sequences:
- a CDS encoding MOSC N-terminal beta barrel domain-containing protein: MSSVSLNPTLARIDLYPVKSFDGTAVPQAEILPGGSLKCDRRFALFDSQGHFVNGKRDARIHQLRALFSEDCTRLTLWIDGSDEKTTFDLTQPWDELESWLSSYFQQPVTLQENRRMGFPDDTNSPGPTIVSTATLKAVAAWYPDLDVAEVRRRFRTNLEIDGVPAFWEDQLFGEEGQTVAFQIGEVTFWGINPCQRCIVPTRDTWTGTSTAQFQKTFNQQRLATLPEWVNRSRFNHFYRLAVNTRLPTTEVGKVLKLGDPLRLIQ
- a CDS encoding sensory rhodopsin transducer — translated: MNPPIGKTCWAIAEGYIPAGSTGEGQEFVSHETACLLNTSDQEAHVEITIYFSDREPVGPYPVTVPARRTKHVRFNDLKDPEPVPLGTEYASVIQSDVPIVVQHSRLDSRQAENALLSTIAFAVS
- a CDS encoding alpha-amylase family protein, giving the protein MRTHWYKNAIFYSLNVETFFDSNGDGIGDFPGLTQKLDYIASLGTTCLWLLPFYPSPNRDNGYDVMDYYNVSPRLGTLGDFGEFMVQAKERGIRVLIDMVINHTSVEHPWFQSSRSDPNSPYRNYYIWVDTPPDPDKVAQKDVAFPGVEDSIWEYDEAAQAYYLHHFYKEQPDLNFTNPEVREEICKIMGFWLALGVSGFRIDAAPYMLETPGLEDVEPEKLKGFYKEMRSFVTNRCSDAILLAEANEPPEKIPMFFGEGDRMHVLFNFLLNQYMFLALAREDANTLKEGFKLLPEIPADAHWLNFVRHHDELTLDQLTEAERQEIFKVFAPQENMQIYGRGIRRRLPPMVENDRRRLELIYSLLFSLPGIPMLRYGEEIGMGDDLSLQGRGSVRTPMQWANEENGGFSTGSADQLASPMISSGDYGYQQVNVACQQLDPNSLLNWIERATRMRKQAMEFGWGQPEVIEADEPCVFAHCCYQKDKAMLAVHNLSGKPCTATLKANHLSHLVDFFSDRTYDPVSDHSISLSPYGYRWFKVKRQP
- a CDS encoding TIGR03885 family FMN-dependent LLM class oxidoreductase produces the protein MVNIGYHASHEQFPPSQLLQWVQLAEQAGFTRCLSSDHFYPWSEDQGQSGFAWSWLGAAMQAAPSLEFRVVNAPGQRYHPAIIAQAAATLMEMFPRRFWITVGSGQALNEKITGTQWPSKRDRNERLKECVDIMRALWAGETVNHRGHVSVQETKLYTRPDYFPPIIGAAITPKTAEWVGGWADGLITVSHPPEMLKEVVEAFRRGGGEGKPMILKVQLSYDHTEEAALQGAHHQWRNNIFPSPVLSELHTPEQFDGLSEMVTLEEVAQKVRVSADPQQHIEWLQKDIELGFDELILHNVNRQQEQFIHDFGEKVLPQLTR
- the hpt gene encoding hypoxanthine phosphoribosyltransferase encodes the protein MAHILHWITRASSGYPLMSTLVPLISQAEIADTVARLAQTLDQDYAGKSPVVVGVLKGAFIFLSDLIRQMQTPIQRVELIRLSSYGAATNSSGNVKVLMDLPPDLVAGQDVILVEDIVDTGRSTSVALANLAACGPASLKLCSLLDKPSRRQVAITIDYLGLTIPDRFIVGYGLDRNEQYRQLPGIFVMEA